One region of Monomorium pharaonis isolate MP-MQ-018 chromosome 11, ASM1337386v2, whole genome shotgun sequence genomic DNA includes:
- the LOC105837368 gene encoding putative phospholipase B-like lamina ancestor, whose translation MLKVVGASWLQTRISTYIIGAFALLGIGAIILGEYGLMNVENDGTYSATVSWNHKGGYRIDFWGQGNDLANVRLNAARAYYKTDIFEIGWSIIEIETSSKYPDTVQAYAAGLLEGSLTWQIIYHHWHNTVNAVCEKWADECQKLMRFLHENTAIVRERAERLAAMDPFWHMVRLFYVQLDGLEAGWKFAVRRSRQTVEMSKEHFLWLAMAADLPDLERTLNGSYNEYIKGMIFVKSSFREGQKGPLIAIGHTTVAPYAKMLRLLKRYTFGYHVLPVSKNSASVPGGSIVMSSYPGALSSHDEFYLIQGENRELIVAGTPLTVSNRSLWNFMSEKDQVMSSARVMAANRLAMNEQSWSRSMSLQNGADVARLWVTLEPRDGIVCLVEQLPGLIRPTDISKKIINSDVLWAISETQLSEINVAIGENEVEEEEEKKEEDDDETKNELVTRLQSNITTAKNFRKLMQDYSHEKFINEDEDQSRILTKRGNREKIDLPFGIIDTKTVLANADGVESFEAISGPIVLDSTQPFQWSTTFPNVSHIGQPDIFNFDSVTPLWVWL comes from the exons ATGCTGAAGGTGGTCGGAGCCTCGTGGCTGCAGACGCGCATCTCCACTTACATCATCGGCGCCTTTGCCCTCCTCGGCATCGGCGCCATTATCCTCGGCGAATATGGACTTATGAA TGTTGAGAACGATGGAACGTATTCGGCCACTGTATCGTGGAATCACAAGGGAGGATATCGCATCGACTTTTGGGGTCAAGGCAACGACCTCGCTAATGTGCGATTGAATGCTGCCCGTGCCTATTACAAGACCGACATATTTGAAATTGG ATGGTCCATTATCGAAATAGAAACATCATCAAAGTATCCAGACACTGTTCAAGCTTATGCGGCCGGTTTGTTAGAGGGTAGCTTGACCTGGCAAATAATCTATCATCATTGGCACAATACCGTCAATGCTGTTTGTGAGAAATGGGCAGACGAATGTCAGAAGCTGATGCGATTCCTTCATGAGAACACCGCCATCGTTCGCGAACGTGCCGAGCGCTTGGCAGCTATGGATCCATTCTGGCatatg GTGCGGCTGTTCTACGTTCAGCTGGATGGTTTGGAGGCCGGCTGGAAATTCGCGGTTCGTCGCAGCCGGCAGACAGTAGAAATGAGCAAGGAGCATTTCCTCTGGCTGGCAATGGCTGCAGACCTACCGGATCTCGAGCGAACGCTGAACGGTTCCTATAACGAATACATCAAAGGcatgatttttgtaaaaagttcaTTCCGTGAAGGACAAAAAGGACCGTTGATAGCTATTGGACATACCACTGTTGCACC ATATGCCAAGATGTTGCGGTTGTTGAAGAGGTACACCTTTGGTTACCATGTTCTGCCAGTTTCAAAAAACTCCGCGTCGGTGCCAGGCGGATCCATCGTAATGTCATCTTATCCTGGTGCTCTGTCGTCTCACGACGAGTTCTATTTGATCCAAGGAGAGAATCGCGAGCTCATTGTCGCCGGAACGCCATTGACGGTCTCTAATCGCAGCCTGTGGAATTTTATGAGCGAAAAGGACCAG gTGATGTCATCCGCGAGGGTTATGGCGGCGAATCGTCTGGCGATGAACGAACAGTCCTGGTCTCGCAGCATGTCATTGCAAAATGGTGCCGATGTGGCGCGGCTATGGGTCACTTTGGAACCTCGTGACGGCATTGTCTGTCTTGTCGAACAATTGCCAGGACTTATTCGGCCGACGGATATCAGCAAAAAGATTATCAATAGTGATGTGCTTTGGGCCATCAGTGAGACTCAACTTTCCGAGATCAACGTGGCAATTGGCGAAAATGAGgtggaagaggaggaagagaagaagGAAGAGGACGATGATGAGACAAAAAACGAACTGGTCACGAGACTACAGAGCAACATCACTACGGCAAAAAACTTTAGGAAGCTGATGCAAGACTACAGTCACGAGAAGTTTATCAATGAAGATGAAGATCAATCACGAATTTTAACCAAAAGAGGAAACCGCGAGAAAATTGATCTACCATTTGGCATAATCGACACGAAGACTGTTCTGGCCAATGCTGACGGTGTGGAAAGTTTCGAAGCCATTTCCGGGCCGATCGTGCTAGACTCCACACAGCCGTTTCAATGGTCGACAACTTTCCCCAATGTCTCGCACATCGGCCAGCCCGATATCTTCAATTTCGACAGCGTTACTCCTCTGTGGGTTTGGCTCTGA
- the LOC105837371 gene encoding tyramine beta-hydroxylase, translating to MMLFLLVALASIHSGWTRRDSSRDENVIGDAVHTVPLGSEATFHWRVDLMNKLIIVEIHYVGNESSWFAIGFSDYGDLKPADYCVLWSDWHQQIHLQDSWTDIDGKLHLDTQQDCENFAWKRRGNITKFTFSRKFDTCDDHDYVIERGTTHLVWLRGRGPLSSLAGLEISDAKASGMSRTELHRVSHKKPKFPTNAWQLELLAHRVQVPKQETTYWCRVHKLPSALRQKHHILQFGPAIQAGNEHLVHHMEVFHCAGPMDLEVPMYDGPCDGADRPEKTQICKKVLAAWAMGADAFVYPEEAGLSIGGTDFNPYVMLEVHYNNPELHQGAIDSSGIRFVLTNTLRKYDAGVIELGLEYTDKMAIPPHQEAFTLSGHCIAECTGVGLPQSGIRIFGSQLHTHLTGTKVVTRHIRNGEELSLLNYDNHYSTHFQEIRLLPKPVIVLPGDSLITTCTYNTMKRDNVTLGGFAISDEMCVNYIHYYPNAQLEVCKSAISDDALRTYFRYMREWESQGTSSEKGISANYKSIEWTKVRVEALHDLYEAAPLGMQCNGSDGSRLPGLWDNIAATPVRLPLSPPARDCLGSSIQREVLDQM from the exons ATGATGCTGTTTCTGCTAGTTGCTCTTGCGAGCATCCACTCGGGTTGGACCCGGCGCGATTCTTCGAGGGATGAAAATGTGATTGGAGACGCGGTGCATACAGTTCCGCTCGGCTCGGAGGCAACTTTTCACTGGAG AGTGGATTTAATGAACAAGCTGATAATCGTGGAGATTCATTACGTCGGCAATGAGAGTAGTTGGTTCGCGATTGGATTTTCCGACTACGGGGACCTGAAACCGGCTGATTACTGCGTCCTGTGGTCCGATTGGCACCAACAAATACATCTTCAA GACTCGTGGACTGATATCGACGGGAAATTACACCTAGACACACAGCAGGACTGTGAGAACTTCGCATGGAAAAGACGCGGTAATATCACGAAATTCACATTTTCTCGCAAATTCGACACTTGCGACGACCATGATTATGTCATTGAG AGAGGTACCACACATCTGGTGTGGCTCCGCGGTCGCGGTCCGCTCTCCTCCTTGGCTGGTCTCGAGATATCGGACGCAAAAGCGTCGGGTATGTCCCGTACGGAATTGCACAGAGTGTCCCATAAAAAACCCAAGTTTCCCACGAACGCCTGGCAGCTCGAGTTACTCGCCCATCGGGTTCAAGTGCCGAAGCAGGAGACTACTTATTGGTGTCGCGTTCATAAATTGCCATCGGCATTAAGACAGAA GCATCATATCTTACAATTTGGTCCCGCTATTCAAGCGGGTAATGAACATCTCGTACATCACATGGAAGTCTTTCATTGTGCCGGACCGATGGATCTAGAGGTGCCAATGTACGATGGACCCTGTGACGGAGCAGACAGACCCGAAAAAACGCAG ATCTGCAAAAAGGTATTGGCAGCATGGGCGATGGGTGCCGATGCGTTTGTATATCCGGAAGAAGCTGGTCTGTCTATTGGAGGAACCGATTTCAATCCATATGTCATGTTGGAGGTGCATTATAATAATCCTGAGCTGCATCAAGGTGCTATCGACTCCTCCGGAATCCGATTTGTTTTGACAAATACTCTTAGAAAATACGATGCCGGTGTCATCGAGCTTGGTCTCGAGTATACCGATAAGATGGCCATACCACCGCATCAG GAAGCCTTTACGCTATCCGGTCACTGCATAGCCGAGTGCACCGGAGTCGGATTACCCCAAAGTGGCATTCGCATTTTCGGCTCTCAACTGCACACGCATCTGACGGGCACTAAAGTCGTCACCCGTCACATAAGGAATGGTGAAGAATTATCGTTATTGAATTATGACAATCATTACTCCACTCATTTCCAGGAGATTAGATTGCTACCAAAACCGGTGATCGTCCTACCT GGGGATTCTCTGATAACTACATGCACGTACAACACTATGAAAAGAGATAACGTGACTCTCGGTGGCTTTGCTATATCCGATGAGATGTGcgttaattatattcattactaTCCCAACGCGCAATTAGAG GTATGCAAAAGTGCCATAAGCGACGATGCTTTGCGGACGTATTTCCGTTACATGCGAGAATGGGAAAGTCAAGGAACCAGTTCAGAAAAGGGTATCTCGGCGAATTATAAAAGCATCGAGTGGACCAAAGTCCGCGTGGAAGCTCTTCACGATCTCTACGAAGCTGCGCCTTTAG GGATGCAGTGTAATGGTTCCGACGGTTCTCGGTTACCTGGTTTATGGGATAATATAGCGGCAACACCCGTCAGATTACCTTTGTCTCCGCCAGCCAGAGATTGCCTGGGATCTTCGATCCAACGAGAGGTCTTGGATCAGatgtga